From a single Microbacterium murale genomic region:
- a CDS encoding superoxide dismutase, translating into MAIYTLPDLPYDFAALEPHISGKIMELHHDKHHQAYVTGANAALDGLAEARESGNLANVNKLEKDLAFNLGGHVNHSIFWTNLSPNGGGQPEGELKAAIDEYFGSFEKFQAHFTATAMGIQGSGWAVLSWDSIGQRLIIQQLFDQQSNAAQGTIPLFQLDMWEHAFYLDYLNVKADYVKAAWNIANWENVAQRLDVARKQTNGLLVLS; encoded by the coding sequence ATGGCGATCTACACGCTCCCCGACCTTCCCTACGACTTCGCAGCTCTCGAGCCGCACATCAGCGGAAAGATCATGGAACTGCACCATGACAAGCATCACCAGGCGTATGTGACCGGCGCGAACGCGGCACTGGACGGTCTCGCCGAAGCACGCGAAAGCGGCAACCTCGCCAACGTCAACAAGCTCGAGAAGGACCTCGCGTTCAACCTTGGCGGACACGTCAACCACTCGATCTTCTGGACCAACCTGTCGCCGAACGGTGGCGGACAGCCCGAGGGCGAGCTCAAGGCCGCCATCGATGAGTACTTCGGCTCGTTCGAGAAGTTCCAGGCGCACTTCACTGCGACGGCCATGGGCATCCAGGGCTCCGGCTGGGCCGTGCTCAGCTGGGATTCGATCGGCCAGCGCCTGATCATCCAGCAGCTCTTCGATCAGCAGTCCAACGCCGCGCAGGGCACCATTCCGCTGTTCCAGCTCGACATGTGGGAGCACGCCTTCTACCTCGACTACCTCAACGTCAAGGCCGACTACGTCAAGGCTGCATGGAACATCGCCAACTGGGAGAACGTGGCCCAGCGCCTCGACGTCGCCCGCAAGCAGACGAACGGCCTGCTGGTACTGTCGTAA
- a CDS encoding tetratricopeptide repeat protein — translation MTTWEDRINRVWEDAANELVDDDVIARIDAIAAERGADDARAEFERAGARDSAGRPLEAIVLYRRALALGLDAEHEPQAIIQLASSLRNVGETAEALELLKKAREESAESPYGDAIAAIYALTLASSGAPHRALSVALLALVPHLPRYHRSMTAYAQEIGERDT, via the coding sequence ATGACCACCTGGGAAGACCGGATCAACCGCGTCTGGGAGGACGCGGCGAATGAGCTCGTCGATGACGACGTGATCGCACGCATCGATGCGATCGCGGCCGAGCGCGGTGCGGATGACGCAAGAGCCGAGTTCGAGCGCGCCGGCGCACGGGACTCGGCCGGGCGCCCACTCGAGGCGATCGTGCTCTACCGCAGAGCCCTCGCGCTCGGCCTCGACGCGGAGCATGAGCCGCAGGCGATCATCCAGCTCGCGAGTTCACTGCGGAACGTGGGAGAGACCGCCGAGGCGCTGGAACTCCTCAAGAAGGCGCGGGAGGAATCTGCAGAATCCCCTTATGGCGATGCCATTGCCGCGATCTACGCTCTGACGCTCGCAAGCTCCGGTGCTCCGCACAGGGCGCTTTCGGTGGCGCTGCTCGCGCTCGTACCTCACCTTCCTCGCTACCACCGCTCCATGACTGCTTACGCACAGGAGATCGGCGAGCGCGACACCTGA
- a CDS encoding phosphoglycerate kinase — protein MTLRTLESLGSLEGKRVIVRCDLNVPLKDGVITDDGRVRASLPTLNALINAGARVIVCSHLGRPDGAPDPQYSLAPVAQRLSELLGKPVAFARDTVGESAKEAVASLEDGGVVVLENLRFNAGETSKDDATRQGFAAELAQLGDALVSDGFGVVHRKQASVYDLAEILPSAAGLLIATELDVLDRLTENPERPYTVVLGGSKVSDKLGVISHLLPRVDRILVGGGMLFTFLKAQGHAVGSSLLEEDQLDTVRGYLAEATERGVEIVLPTDVVVAASFSADAAHEITAADAIEQTSFGASGIGLDIGPETASAFAEAIRSSKTVFWNGPMGVFEFPAFAAGTKAVAQALTEVDGLGVVGGGDSAAAVRQLGFADDQFGHISTGGGASLEFLEGKKLPGLEVLGWA, from the coding sequence ATGACTCTGCGCACCCTGGAATCGCTGGGTTCGCTCGAAGGCAAGCGCGTCATCGTCCGTTGTGACCTGAACGTCCCCCTGAAGGACGGCGTCATAACGGACGATGGGCGTGTGCGCGCTTCGCTGCCGACTCTCAACGCCCTGATCAACGCCGGCGCACGTGTGATCGTGTGCTCGCACCTGGGTCGCCCCGATGGTGCGCCCGATCCGCAGTACAGCCTCGCGCCCGTCGCGCAGCGACTGTCCGAGCTGCTCGGCAAGCCGGTCGCGTTCGCGCGTGACACGGTCGGCGAGTCGGCGAAGGAAGCCGTGGCATCCCTCGAGGACGGCGGCGTCGTCGTGCTCGAGAACCTGCGATTCAACGCGGGGGAGACCTCGAAGGACGATGCGACGCGTCAGGGTTTCGCGGCAGAACTCGCACAGCTGGGAGACGCTCTCGTCTCCGACGGCTTCGGGGTCGTGCACCGGAAGCAGGCGAGCGTCTACGACCTCGCCGAGATCCTGCCGTCGGCGGCCGGGCTGCTGATCGCGACGGAGCTCGATGTGCTGGACCGCCTCACCGAGAACCCGGAGCGGCCGTACACGGTCGTTCTCGGCGGATCCAAGGTCAGTGACAAGCTCGGGGTGATCTCGCACCTTCTGCCGCGCGTGGACCGCATCCTCGTCGGTGGCGGGATGCTGTTCACCTTCCTCAAGGCGCAGGGACACGCTGTCGGCTCCAGCCTCCTCGAAGAGGATCAGCTCGACACGGTGCGCGGCTACCTCGCAGAGGCTACGGAGCGCGGCGTCGAGATCGTGCTGCCGACCGACGTGGTCGTCGCGGCATCGTTCTCGGCGGATGCTGCGCACGAGATCACGGCGGCGGATGCCATCGAGCAGACGTCGTTCGGAGCGTCCGGCATCGGGCTGGACATCGGTCCCGAGACCGCCAGCGCGTTCGCTGAGGCGATCCGCAGTTCGAAGACGGTGTTCTGGAACGGCCCGATGGGTGTGTTCGAGTTCCCAGCGTTCGCCGCAGGAACCAAGGCCGTCGCTCAGGCGCTCACAGAGGTCGATGGCCTCGGAGTCGTCGGCGGCGGTGACTCGGCGGCCGCCGTGCGTCAGCTCGGCTTCGCTGATGACCAGTTCGGTCACATCTCGACGGGCGGAGGCGCAAGCCTCGAGTTCCTGGAGGGCAAGAAACTACCCGGCCTGGAGGTGCTCGGATGGGCATGA
- the rapZ gene encoding RNase adapter RapZ, with protein sequence MAVEEKNEFLIVTGMSGAGRSTVANALEDLGWYVVDNLPPQMLRPLLDLTDLGGGALPKVAAVVDVRGRNLFNDFPEVARALRSRGSVRVVFLDASDDVLVRRFESVRRPHPLQEDGTLLDGIRLERSRLTLVREAADIVIDTSSLNIHQLATQVFEAFSDEGAARHRLTILSFGFKYGLPTDVDLVADMRFLPNPFWNDELRGLTGQDAQVRDYVLSREGASEFLDAYAAALVPVLEGYQRENKGHSTVAIGCTGGKHRSVATAEELAKRLSSIPGVAINVRHRDLGRE encoded by the coding sequence ATGGCCGTCGAGGAGAAGAACGAGTTCCTCATCGTCACCGGCATGTCCGGTGCTGGACGTTCCACCGTGGCGAACGCGCTGGAGGACCTCGGCTGGTATGTCGTCGACAATCTCCCGCCCCAGATGCTGCGCCCGCTGCTCGACCTGACCGACCTCGGCGGGGGAGCCCTGCCCAAGGTCGCGGCGGTCGTCGACGTCCGCGGCCGCAATCTGTTCAACGACTTCCCTGAGGTGGCACGCGCGCTGCGCTCACGCGGCAGCGTGCGCGTCGTCTTCCTCGATGCGTCCGACGACGTTCTGGTTCGCCGGTTCGAGTCGGTCAGGCGTCCCCACCCGCTTCAGGAAGACGGAACGCTGCTCGACGGCATCCGACTGGAGAGATCACGTCTGACGCTGGTGCGCGAAGCGGCAGACATCGTCATCGATACGTCATCGCTGAACATCCATCAGTTGGCGACCCAGGTGTTCGAGGCCTTCTCCGACGAGGGAGCGGCGCGGCACAGGTTGACGATCCTGAGCTTCGGCTTCAAATACGGTCTGCCCACCGATGTCGACCTCGTCGCAGACATGCGCTTCCTGCCGAACCCGTTCTGGAACGACGAGTTGCGCGGCCTCACCGGTCAGGATGCGCAGGTTCGTGACTATGTGCTCTCTCGCGAGGGAGCGTCGGAGTTCCTGGACGCATATGCCGCGGCACTCGTGCCCGTGCTCGAGGGATATCAACGGGAGAACAAGGGGCATTCCACCGTCGCGATCGGCTGCACCGGCGGCAAGCACCGTTCCGTGGCCACCGCAGAGGAACTGGCGAAACGGCTGTCCTCGATTCCCGGTGTCGCGATCAATGTGCGCCACCGAGACCTCGGCCGCGAATAG
- the whiA gene encoding DNA-binding protein WhiA, with protein sequence MALTTDVKAELVSIRNAPPTVRVAEVTAILRFAGGLHSIAGRVAVEAEVDADLLARRVARDLAEIYGVRPEIAQVQSASSHDGARYAVRVIAAGETLARQTGLLDQRRRPVRGLPNRLTTGSREEIAGLWRGAFLAAGSLSEPGRSAMLEVSCPTSEAAMALVGAAHRLGVAAKAREVRGLPRVVVREGEAIRSILSQMGAQKTAAAWEEMRQRREVRAGVNRLVNFDDANLRRSAQAAVAACARVERALEILADEVPDHLRVAGELRLAHRDASLDELGHHADPPLTKDAVAGRIRRLLAMADKRAQQEGIPSTEDAVPAGLDV encoded by the coding sequence GTGGCATTAACCACCGACGTCAAAGCTGAACTCGTCAGCATCCGCAACGCACCCCCGACGGTTCGCGTCGCTGAGGTCACCGCAATCCTCCGGTTCGCCGGCGGACTCCACTCGATCGCCGGTCGAGTGGCCGTCGAGGCCGAGGTCGACGCCGATCTGCTGGCTCGTCGCGTCGCACGCGATCTCGCGGAGATCTATGGGGTTCGGCCGGAGATCGCGCAGGTGCAGTCCGCCAGCTCGCACGATGGGGCACGCTATGCCGTGCGTGTGATCGCAGCGGGAGAGACCCTCGCGCGCCAGACCGGTCTGCTCGATCAGCGACGCCGTCCGGTGCGCGGACTCCCGAACAGGCTGACCACCGGATCCCGCGAGGAGATCGCAGGGCTCTGGCGTGGTGCCTTCCTGGCCGCCGGTTCGCTCTCGGAGCCCGGGCGCTCCGCAATGCTCGAGGTCTCCTGCCCGACGTCCGAGGCCGCAATGGCTCTCGTCGGTGCAGCGCACCGGCTCGGTGTCGCAGCGAAGGCGCGCGAAGTGCGTGGCCTGCCGCGTGTCGTCGTACGCGAGGGCGAAGCGATCCGATCGATCCTCAGCCAGATGGGTGCCCAGAAGACGGCAGCCGCATGGGAGGAGATGCGTCAGCGCCGCGAGGTGCGCGCCGGGGTCAACCGCCTCGTGAACTTCGACGACGCCAATCTGCGTCGTTCCGCACAGGCGGCCGTCGCCGCGTGCGCCCGTGTCGAGCGCGCGCTCGAGATCCTCGCAGATGAGGTGCCTGATCACCTTCGTGTCGCCGGCGAACTGCGTCTCGCCCACCGCGACGCGAGCCTCGATGAGCTCGGTCACCATGCCGACCCGCCTCTCACGAAGGATGCTGTCGCTGGGCGCATTCGCCGACTCCTGGCGATGGCGGACAAGCGTGCGCAGCAGGAGGGCATCCCCAGCACGGAGGACGCCGTGCCCGCAGGCCTCGACGTCTGA
- the secG gene encoding preprotein translocase subunit SecG, with translation MAILEFVLQVLLGITSVLLTLLILLHKGRGGGLSDMFGGGMTSTVGSSGLAERNLNRFTIVLALVWFISIVALGLITKLEVI, from the coding sequence GTGGCAATTCTTGAGTTCGTCCTTCAGGTTCTGCTGGGCATCACCAGCGTCCTGCTGACACTCCTCATCCTTCTCCACAAGGGCCGCGGTGGCGGTCTGTCCGACATGTTCGGCGGTGGGATGACCTCTACGGTCGGTTCTTCCGGTCTCGCGGAGCGGAATCTCAACCGATTCACCATCGTCCTCGCGCTCGTGTGGTTCATCTCCATCGTCGCGCTGGGACTCATCACGAAGCTTGAGGTGATCTGA
- a CDS encoding SipW-dependent-type signal peptide-containing protein — MDSGIAVAESRRSRRTSRQSRRRRTFARARALLVGALVLGVGASATVAAWTDNEFASSQITAGTFSIVSRTASAPTFAAHDAAANAVTLPLNATNLYPGQSRSAWIQITTAGSVPGTVQLTGVVAPTNGANGDTLRDSLDVRIVPTTAAANTTPTCDTGTTGGITYTGIGNVPTTLPAQTLQANGTNVVNYCIIITVRADAATTAQGGIVTPTWTFTGTTG, encoded by the coding sequence GTGGACAGCGGCATCGCAGTAGCCGAGAGCCGTCGTTCCCGACGCACCTCTCGGCAATCACGGCGTCGGCGCACGTTCGCTCGTGCGCGGGCGCTGCTCGTCGGCGCGCTCGTACTCGGGGTGGGCGCGTCCGCGACCGTCGCAGCATGGACGGACAACGAGTTCGCGTCGTCGCAGATCACCGCAGGAACGTTCTCGATCGTGTCACGTACAGCATCGGCCCCGACATTCGCCGCGCACGACGCTGCCGCCAACGCCGTGACGCTGCCGCTCAACGCGACGAACCTGTATCCGGGCCAGAGTCGATCCGCGTGGATCCAGATCACGACGGCCGGATCGGTGCCTGGAACGGTACAGCTGACGGGGGTCGTCGCACCGACGAACGGGGCGAACGGCGACACGCTCCGCGATTCGCTGGACGTGCGGATCGTCCCGACGACGGCGGCGGCGAACACGACGCCGACTTGTGACACCGGGACGACGGGCGGCATCACCTATACGGGGATCGGCAATGTGCCGACCACACTGCCGGCTCAGACGCTGCAGGCCAACGGCACCAACGTGGTCAACTACTGCATCATCATCACCGTCCGCGCTGACGCGGCAACTACCGCCCAGGGCGGAATCGTGACCCCGACCTGGACCTTCACCGGCACCACCGGCTGA
- a CDS encoding RNA polymerase-binding protein RbpA → MASGGNAIRGTRVGSGPMGEQDHGYHADRTAVSYWDGLGNETVRYFAAGLPEDEIPDTIDHPQSGLPAGRDKANPPALAKNEPYKTHLAYVKERRTDDEAEQLLDDALTQLRERRGQV, encoded by the coding sequence ATGGCCAGTGGAGGAAACGCGATCCGCGGAACCCGTGTGGGCTCGGGCCCGATGGGCGAGCAGGACCACGGATACCATGCCGATCGAACCGCGGTGTCGTACTGGGACGGACTCGGCAACGAGACGGTCCGCTACTTCGCTGCCGGGCTCCCCGAAGACGAGATCCCGGACACGATCGATCACCCTCAGTCCGGGCTTCCTGCCGGACGCGACAAGGCGAACCCGCCGGCGCTCGCGAAGAACGAGCCGTATAAGACGCACCTCGCCTATGTGAAGGAGCGTCGCACCGACGACGAGGCCGAGCAGCTTCTCGACGACGCGCTGACGCAGTTGCGCGAGCGCCGCGGACAGGTCTGA
- a CDS encoding signal peptidase I produces the protein MITIARGAVRVGRIVREIALTVLALGGIACIVLVFLAFTGGYSLIMFKTGSMSPTITAGSVALVQGVPVAEVAVGDIVTVERPDALPITHRVTSIEEGPTTETRTITMRGDANDMDDPAPYTVSDVRIVRGSVPHLANVIVWFGNPFVLGGITIGAAVLVTWAFWPREPRPAPVKPAIENPQTRRERRAAGLTAVGVVLGVSAMAWAPPPAQAAADLLTLHSDLDTASTYSLDAVAPLYWHIDVDAGAAPDDGELTIDISASGSDVLSLSAEVSECTVAWSGGQCAGVERRLREAALVVLDGDWDVILEETTPATAHLRIGLTAVLDADVASATASMTVRASAGQIVIENTINGEDDLAATGGQPWTVLAAPAALLVGLGITLVARRRRATQHAGDEVSS, from the coding sequence ATGATCACCATCGCACGGGGAGCAGTCCGCGTCGGGCGGATCGTCCGTGAGATCGCCCTCACGGTGCTGGCGCTCGGCGGCATCGCGTGCATCGTGCTCGTCTTCCTCGCCTTCACCGGTGGATACTCACTCATCATGTTCAAGACCGGATCCATGTCACCGACGATCACGGCGGGGTCCGTGGCACTGGTTCAAGGGGTGCCGGTCGCAGAGGTCGCCGTAGGTGACATCGTCACCGTAGAACGACCTGATGCTCTGCCGATCACACATCGCGTCACCAGCATCGAAGAGGGTCCCACGACGGAGACGCGCACGATCACGATGCGCGGAGACGCGAACGACATGGATGACCCTGCTCCGTACACGGTTTCGGACGTGCGCATCGTTCGAGGCTCGGTTCCGCATCTCGCGAACGTGATCGTCTGGTTCGGCAACCCGTTCGTCCTCGGTGGCATCACGATCGGCGCGGCAGTACTGGTCACCTGGGCCTTCTGGCCGAGAGAGCCTCGACCTGCACCGGTCAAGCCTGCTATCGAGAACCCTCAGACCCGCCGCGAACGCCGCGCCGCGGGGTTGACCGCGGTCGGTGTCGTGCTTGGCGTCAGCGCGATGGCGTGGGCTCCCCCACCCGCGCAGGCTGCCGCGGACCTGCTCACCCTGCATTCCGATCTCGACACCGCGTCCACCTATTCATTGGACGCTGTGGCCCCCCTCTACTGGCATATCGATGTGGACGCCGGCGCTGCTCCTGACGACGGTGAGCTGACGATCGATATCTCCGCGAGCGGCTCAGATGTGCTCTCGCTCAGCGCAGAGGTGAGCGAGTGCACCGTGGCCTGGTCGGGAGGGCAATGCGCTGGCGTGGAGCGGAGGCTGCGCGAGGCAGCGCTGGTCGTCCTCGACGGCGACTGGGATGTGATCCTCGAGGAGACGACGCCAGCAACAGCGCATCTACGCATCGGATTGACAGCAGTGCTGGATGCGGACGTCGCCTCTGCAACCGCATCGATGACGGTGCGCGCCTCAGCCGGGCAGATCGTGATCGAAAACACGATCAACGGCGAAGACGACCTCGCCGCAACAGGTGGTCAGCCGTGGACTGTCCTTGCCGCGCCCGCTGCGCTCCTCGTCGGCCTCGGCATCACACTGGTGGCTCGACGACGCCGCGCCACGCAACATGCCGGCGATGAGGTCTCCTCATGA
- the gap gene encoding type I glyceraldehyde-3-phosphate dehydrogenase — MSVKIGINGFGRIGRNYFRAALAQGADLEIVAVNDLTDNKSLAHLLKYDSVGGVLDADISFDDDSITVNGKQIKAFAERDPANLPWGELGVDIVIESTGFFTKAELAKKHIDAGAKKVLISAPATGADGTFVMGVNEETYDAANHHIISNASCTTNALAPLAKVFNDAFGIERGFMMTAHAYTADQNLQDGPHSDLHRARAAAINIVPASTGAAKAIGLVLPELEGKLSGSSYRVPVPTGSIVDLTLVTERTDLTVDEINEAYRKAAAEGSLAGYLQFNADPIVSSDIQHNAHSSIFDSTLTNVSGNLVKVSSWYDNEWGYSNRLVDLTEYVAERI; from the coding sequence GTGTCTGTAAAGATCGGCATCAACGGCTTCGGCCGTATCGGACGCAACTACTTCCGCGCAGCTCTTGCGCAGGGAGCAGACCTTGAGATCGTCGCGGTCAACGACCTCACCGACAACAAGTCGCTTGCGCACCTGCTGAAGTACGACTCTGTGGGCGGCGTCCTGGATGCCGACATCAGCTTCGACGACGACAGCATCACGGTCAACGGCAAGCAGATCAAGGCGTTCGCCGAGCGCGACCCCGCCAACCTCCCGTGGGGCGAGCTGGGCGTCGACATCGTCATCGAGTCGACCGGCTTCTTCACCAAGGCCGAGCTCGCCAAGAAGCACATCGACGCCGGCGCGAAGAAGGTCCTCATCTCGGCTCCGGCCACCGGTGCTGACGGCACGTTCGTCATGGGCGTGAACGAGGAGACTTACGACGCGGCCAACCACCACATCATCTCCAACGCTTCCTGCACGACGAACGCGCTCGCCCCGCTCGCCAAGGTGTTCAACGACGCCTTCGGCATCGAGCGCGGCTTCATGATGACCGCGCACGCCTACACCGCCGACCAGAACCTTCAGGACGGCCCGCACAGCGACCTGCACCGCGCTCGCGCTGCGGCGATCAACATCGTCCCCGCCTCCACCGGTGCGGCGAAGGCCATCGGCCTGGTCCTCCCGGAGCTGGAGGGCAAGCTCAGCGGCTCGTCCTACCGCGTTCCGGTTCCCACCGGCTCCATCGTCGACCTGACGCTCGTCACCGAGCGCACCGACCTCACGGTCGATGAGATCAACGAGGCCTACCGCAAGGCGGCAGCCGAGGGAAGCCTCGCCGGCTACCTGCAGTTCAACGCGGACCCGATCGTCTCCAGTGACATCCAGCACAACGCGCACTCGTCGATCTTCGACTCGACGCTCACCAACGTCAGCGGCAATCTGGTCAAGGTCTCCAGCTGGTACGACAACGAGTGGGGCTACTCGAACCGCCTCGTCGACCTCACCGAGTACGTCGCAGAACGCATCTGA
- the tig gene encoding trigger factor, producing MANSTVEKLTPTRAKLTITVTPDELKPSVAHAYEHIAQDVQIPGFRKGKVPAPIIDQRIGRGAVIEHAVNEGLDKFFREAANEQKLRVVGRPSADITQWPNEKDFSGDLIVEVEVDVRPEIEVPSFDDITLTVDAVETDEAALDAELDTLRARFGTLIPVDRPAAKGDFVELDLVATIDGAEIDRAEGVSYEVGSGELLEGIDDAIESLTAGEDTTFNSKLVGGDHAGSEAEVSVSVKAVKERELPEADDDFAQIASEFDTIAELRASLAERVSEQAVFGQGSAARDQLIETLLEKIEIPVPPKLIEDEVHNHLESENRLEDDEHRAEVTEASEKQFRTQVLLDTIAEQADVQVSQEELSQYIVQSAAQYGMAPQEFVEALQSSNQLPALAGEVARNKALAVALGKVKVVDSNGKSVDLSGFVAVDDEDETEAVADEKPAKKAPAKKAAAKKADDADAAEKPAAKKAPAKKAPAKAADDAEKPAAKKPAAKKAPAKKAADKSE from the coding sequence ATGGCGAACAGCACCGTTGAGAAGCTGACCCCGACCCGGGCCAAGCTCACCATCACGGTCACCCCGGACGAACTCAAGCCCAGTGTCGCGCACGCGTACGAGCACATCGCCCAGGACGTCCAGATCCCCGGCTTCCGCAAGGGCAAGGTCCCGGCTCCGATCATCGACCAGCGCATCGGTCGCGGCGCCGTCATCGAGCATGCCGTCAATGAAGGCCTCGACAAGTTCTTCCGCGAGGCTGCCAACGAGCAGAAGCTGCGTGTCGTCGGCCGTCCGTCCGCTGACATCACCCAGTGGCCCAACGAGAAGGACTTCTCCGGCGATCTGATCGTCGAGGTCGAGGTCGATGTCCGTCCCGAGATCGAGGTTCCCTCGTTCGACGACATCACGCTGACGGTCGACGCGGTCGAAACCGACGAGGCTGCGCTCGACGCCGAGCTCGACACCCTGCGTGCACGCTTCGGCACACTCATCCCGGTCGACCGGCCGGCCGCGAAGGGCGACTTCGTCGAGCTCGACCTGGTCGCCACGATCGACGGCGCCGAGATCGACCGCGCCGAGGGCGTCTCGTACGAGGTCGGCTCGGGCGAGCTGCTCGAAGGCATCGATGACGCGATCGAGTCCCTCACCGCCGGTGAGGACACCACGTTCAATTCCAAGCTCGTCGGTGGCGATCACGCCGGTTCCGAGGCTGAGGTCTCCGTCTCGGTCAAGGCCGTCAAGGAGCGCGAGCTTCCCGAGGCCGATGACGACTTCGCTCAGATCGCGAGCGAGTTCGACACGATCGCAGAGCTCCGCGCGAGCCTGGCAGAGCGAGTGAGCGAGCAGGCCGTCTTCGGTCAGGGCTCGGCTGCTCGCGACCAGTTGATCGAGACGCTGCTCGAGAAGATCGAGATCCCCGTGCCGCCGAAGCTCATCGAGGACGAGGTGCACAACCACCTCGAGTCGGAGAACCGTCTCGAGGACGACGAGCACCGCGCCGAGGTCACCGAGGCGAGCGAGAAGCAGTTCCGCACGCAGGTGCTGCTCGACACGATCGCCGAGCAGGCCGACGTGCAGGTGTCGCAGGAGGAGCTCAGCCAGTACATCGTCCAGTCCGCCGCGCAGTACGGCATGGCGCCTCAGGAGTTCGTCGAGGCTCTGCAGTCCTCGAACCAGCTCCCGGCTCTCGCCGGCGAGGTCGCGCGCAACAAGGCTCTCGCCGTCGCGCTCGGCAAGGTGAAGGTCGTCGACTCCAACGGCAAGTCCGTTGATCTGTCCGGCTTCGTCGCCGTCGATGACGAGGACGAGACCGAGGCTGTCGCTGACGAGAAGCCCGCCAAGAAGGCTCCGGCGAAGAAGGCCGCGGCGAAGAAGGCTGACGACGCAGACGCCGCTGAGAAGCCGGCCGCGAAGAAGGCACCGGCGAAGAAGGCTCCCGCCAAGGCGGCCGACGACGCCGAGAAGCCCGCCGCCAAGAAGCCGGCCGCGAAGAAGGCACCGGCGAAGAAGGCTGCCGACAAGTCTGAGTGA
- a CDS encoding SipW-dependent-type signal peptide-containing protein, with the protein MLAGGLVLGVGAAVTLAAWNDSEFATGTFTAGSFDLQGSTDGTSGWASHDTDPGATLDFTVDADNLAPEDSVYALYSIRLVGTTDGDLTNVAPATAGANAANLTAETRLITGTTCDATTFAAGSATLPTTIAAGTASTAVPINYCLEVTAGTDLVQGAEGTVTWQWTAASQ; encoded by the coding sequence GTGCTGGCTGGCGGGCTCGTTCTCGGCGTCGGTGCCGCAGTGACGCTGGCCGCATGGAACGATTCGGAGTTCGCGACTGGCACCTTCACTGCCGGATCGTTCGATCTTCAGGGATCGACCGACGGCACCAGTGGTTGGGCGAGCCACGACACCGATCCGGGGGCGACTCTCGACTTCACGGTCGACGCGGACAACCTTGCTCCAGAGGACAGCGTCTACGCCCTCTACTCCATCCGTCTTGTCGGAACGACCGACGGCGATCTCACCAACGTCGCACCGGCCACCGCCGGAGCGAACGCCGCGAACCTGACCGCCGAGACCCGCTTGATCACGGGTACGACATGCGATGCGACGACGTTTGCCGCGGGTAGCGCCACCCTCCCGACCACTATCGCCGCCGGTACCGCATCCACGGCCGTCCCGATCAACTACTGCCTTGAGGTGACCGCGGGCACTGACCTCGTGCAGGGCGCGGAGGGCACCGTGACCTGGCAGTGGACAGCGGCATCGCAGTAG
- the tpiA gene encoding triose-phosphate isomerase encodes MGMKTRTPLLAGNWKMNLDHLQAVAFVQKLHWALKDAKHEDGSVEVAVFPPFTDIRSVQTLIDADKIPFALGAQDVSAHDSGAYTGEISGAFLAKLDAKYVIIGHSERREYHAESDDVVAAKVQAALKHGLVPVICVGETAEDLEKFGASAVPAGQLEAALKGVPASAEIVVAYEPVWAIGSGQAATPQQAQDVCAALRGVLAKALDDDAAARTRILYGGSVKAANIASFMREPDVDGALVGGASLVVDDFAAIIRFEKHVGV; translated from the coding sequence ATGGGCATGAAGACTCGTACCCCGCTGCTCGCGGGCAACTGGAAGATGAACCTCGACCACCTGCAGGCGGTCGCGTTCGTGCAGAAGCTGCATTGGGCGCTCAAGGACGCCAAGCACGAGGACGGCTCTGTCGAGGTGGCGGTCTTCCCGCCGTTCACCGATATCCGCAGCGTGCAGACGCTGATCGACGCGGACAAGATCCCCTTCGCGCTCGGCGCGCAGGATGTCTCGGCGCACGATTCCGGTGCGTACACCGGCGAGATCTCGGGCGCCTTCCTGGCGAAGCTCGATGCCAAGTACGTCATCATCGGCCACTCCGAGCGTCGTGAGTACCACGCCGAGTCCGATGACGTCGTGGCAGCCAAGGTGCAGGCCGCCCTCAAGCACGGACTCGTACCGGTGATCTGCGTCGGTGAGACGGCGGAAGACCTGGAGAAGTTCGGCGCGAGCGCGGTGCCCGCCGGCCAGTTGGAGGCGGCTTTGAAGGGTGTTCCGGCATCCGCAGAGATCGTCGTTGCCTACGAGCCGGTCTGGGCTATCGGCTCGGGGCAGGCTGCGACTCCGCAGCAGGCACAGGATGTCTGCGCGGCCCTTCGCGGTGTTCTGGCGAAGGCTCTCGACGACGACGCCGCTGCGCGCACCCGCATCCTCTACGGTGGATCGGTGAAAGCGGCGAACATCGCCAGCTTCATGCGTGAGCCCGATGTGGACGGCGCGCTGGTCGGCGGGGCGAGCCTCGTCGTCGACGACTTCGCCGCGATCATCAGGTTCGAAAAGCACGTCGGAGTGTGA